From one Dermacentor andersoni chromosome 1, qqDerAnde1_hic_scaffold, whole genome shotgun sequence genomic stretch:
- the LOC129381163 gene encoding solute carrier family 13 member 1-like, protein MNVHTRLSRSSPDLGKESRSHTMAAIRRNYAALGPVKFHEVAVLLLCILLVFLWLFRDPMFARGWATYFGTIKPKDATAVTIPVILLFMIPSKPWEGAKSPSLLSWEMVQAKLPWSVILLIGSGFAIAEGMRVSGLSELLGQKLATLGHMPPVPLMICLSIVSSFMSELVSNSATCTVLLPVFDELAKDLHVNPLLFLIPATIASNYAFLLPVGTPANAMVYEQGRLTLMEMVLPGFLAKTITMAVTVLLTCVLGDPIFGMFQEAEWASHAIVGNYSTSIPDLS, encoded by the exons ATGAACGTTCACACCCGGCTCTCTCGTTCCAGCCCAGACCTGGGAAAAGAAAGCCGTAGTCACACCATGGCCGCCATTCGTCGGAATTACGCTGCGTTGGGGCCCGTCAA GTTTCACGAAGTGGCCGTCCTGCTGCTTTGTATTCTTCTGGTGTTCCTCTGGCTCTTCCGGGACCCTATGTTCGCCAGGGGATGGGCCACTTATTTTGGCACCAT AAAGCCCAAGGACGCCACAGCGGTAACCATACCAGTgatcctgctgttcatgattccATCGAAGCCTTGGGAGGGTGCCAAAAGTCCTTCCTTGCTGTCTTGGGAAATGGTGCAAGCTAAGCTGCCGTGGAGCGTCATTTTACTGATTGGCAGCGGGTTTGCCATCGCCGAAGGCATGAGG GTTTCTGGGCTGTCGGAACTCTTGGGCCAGAAACTCGCCACCTTGGGCCACATGCCTCCCGTGCCACTCATGATCTGCCTGAGTATCGTCTCTTCTTTTATGTCTGAACTGGTCAGCAACTCGGCAACGTGTACCGTTCTCCTGCCAGTTTTTGATGAATTG GCCAAGGATCTGCATGTGAACCCGCTGCTGTTCTTGATTCCGGCGACCATTGCTAGCAACTACGCCTTTTTACTGCCCGTGGGAACGCCGGCGAATGCCATGGTATACGAGCAGGGTCGGCTCACTCTGATGGAAATG GTGCTACCTGGATTCCTGGCTAAAACCATCACCATGGCGGTCACCGTTCTACTGACGTGCGTGCTTGGCGACCCGATCTTCGGCATGTTTCAAGAAGCTGAGTGGGCGTCGCATGCCATCGTGGGCAACTACAGCACATCTATCCCAGATCTAAGCTAG